In Proteus vulgaris, one DNA window encodes the following:
- a CDS encoding AraC family transcriptional regulator has translation MSQHSSFYSYIGYQPKHQQVEEYRFQDQILLRQGVLETTEDLQIEETYQAGFNLVAVHSGSVISESVNGQKIEIATPSIFIANSVERYSLLNQFKSGAPLRYTLLQLSSQWLEQQHILLPPILRQNQSLMLHHLTLDNTFLALTMQLFQNPVHDSLKPLYYSGKACEFASLSLQYLCHEQEPANRPLSQREKNSLKQAKEILIAEMETPPKLEILATRVGLNTRKLTQGFRQLFGNSVYGWLQEYRLQTAYNMLLNEGESISSVAYYVGYTPAHFSVAFRKRFGILPGDVRKGHFTP, from the coding sequence ATGTCTCAACACTCTTCATTCTATTCATACATTGGTTATCAACCTAAGCATCAGCAGGTTGAAGAATATCGCTTTCAAGACCAAATTCTATTGCGCCAAGGTGTATTAGAAACCACGGAAGATCTGCAGATTGAAGAGACTTATCAAGCCGGCTTTAATTTAGTGGCTGTTCATAGTGGAAGTGTGATTAGTGAAAGTGTCAATGGACAGAAAATAGAGATAGCAACACCGAGTATTTTTATTGCTAATAGTGTTGAACGTTATTCTTTATTGAATCAATTTAAATCTGGCGCGCCCCTAAGATATACATTATTGCAATTATCATCTCAGTGGCTTGAGCAACAACATATTTTATTACCTCCAATACTGCGACAAAACCAATCACTTATGTTGCATCATCTGACTTTGGATAATACGTTTTTAGCGTTAACCATGCAGTTATTCCAAAATCCGGTTCATGATTCCTTAAAACCACTTTATTACTCAGGTAAAGCTTGCGAATTTGCTTCATTAAGTTTGCAATATTTATGTCATGAACAAGAGCCAGCCAATCGGCCATTAAGTCAGCGTGAAAAAAACAGTTTAAAACAAGCCAAAGAAATTTTAATTGCTGAAATGGAAACGCCACCAAAGCTTGAAATATTAGCAACTCGTGTGGGATTAAATACTCGAAAACTTACTCAAGGTTTTCGTCAATTATTTGGCAATTCTGTTTATGGTTGGCTACAAGAATATCGTTTACAAACCGCATATAATATGTTGCTAAATGAAGGGGAGTCTATCTCAAGTGTTGCCTATTATGTTGGTTATACACCCGCTCATTTTTCCGTCGCGTTTCGTAAACGTTTTGGTATATTACCGGGCGATGTACGCAAAGGGCATTTCACGCCTTAA
- a CDS encoding TonB-dependent siderophore receptor encodes MVCISSLAGLDKTQKLSPVLNQRTQNKLALTQCAILCSTALFSLSAIANTATENNKAVDVLVVTESVAQNRDNLAPGVSTLSKMALKPREIPQTVSVIDREQIENQNLNTLDEVMTRANGVTSAPFVLLTTAYYARGFQINAFELDGVPALMGNMASSPQDMAVYERVEILKGSNGLMHGMGNPAATVNMVRKHAPLDSQLKATFTAGSWNRYRGEVDVGGRLNQEGSVRGRVVMAWEDKDFFYDISDQKTRLIYATVDADLTTNTLLRTGIQYQTIDSITNMAGVPMGKDGSDLHLPRKTYLDADWDRFKWDTTRLFTGIEHQINDDWLFKINGDYQYAKARLLYAGAWGNIDPETGDGAMLMGGAYKFHNYQTSLDTNVTGKLNGWGLQHDLIVGMSYLKASEEQDTGQFKDPLNVPVNIYRWDPHSVPKPQITGYSSQGATKTEQIGVYGMGRIKLIEPVTLITGARASWWEVKKNQAKFTENGKITPYGGLIWDFAPQWSWYSSYSTVYQPLTGKTWSGDMLKPVEGQTVETGIKGALMNGGLNVSAAIFRIDMKNNPQEDPAHPGGGFNTYFISGGKVVSQGFEIEGMGYLSPFWDLSVGYTYTDTEYKEDTLNKGNSFNSLVPRHMVRVWTNYQLPWDARKWSVGGGIQAQSEYSKTNGEVTLRQGGYAVFNSRLGYQINEHWSAALNINNVFDKRYYSSLFSPQWNNRYGEPRNVMLNIKADF; translated from the coding sequence ATGGTTTGCATTTCTTCTTTAGCTGGCTTAGATAAAACACAGAAATTATCGCCAGTATTAAATCAACGTACACAAAATAAATTGGCATTAACACAATGTGCTATTTTGTGTTCTACCGCTTTATTTTCACTTTCTGCCATCGCAAATACAGCAACAGAAAATAATAAAGCAGTCGATGTTTTGGTTGTGACTGAAAGCGTAGCACAAAACCGAGATAACCTTGCTCCTGGTGTTAGTACATTAAGTAAAATGGCGCTTAAACCTAGAGAGATCCCACAAACTGTCTCTGTGATAGATAGAGAACAGATAGAAAATCAAAACCTAAATACTCTTGATGAAGTGATGACTCGTGCTAATGGGGTTACTAGCGCACCTTTTGTTTTATTAACAACGGCTTATTACGCACGTGGTTTTCAAATTAACGCCTTTGAACTTGATGGTGTTCCCGCATTAATGGGAAATATGGCAAGTTCGCCACAAGATATGGCAGTGTATGAGCGTGTAGAGATCTTAAAAGGCTCTAACGGATTGATGCATGGAATGGGAAATCCTGCGGCAACCGTCAATATGGTACGTAAACACGCCCCTTTAGACTCACAATTAAAAGCAACATTTACGGCTGGGAGTTGGAACCGTTATCGCGGTGAAGTCGATGTGGGCGGACGTCTAAATCAAGAAGGTAGTGTGCGCGGTCGTGTCGTAATGGCATGGGAAGATAAAGATTTTTTCTATGATATTTCAGATCAAAAGACGCGTTTGATTTATGCCACAGTGGATGCAGACTTAACGACTAACACACTATTACGTACCGGTATTCAATATCAAACAATAGACTCCATCACCAATATGGCAGGTGTGCCAATGGGAAAAGATGGTAGCGATTTACACCTTCCTCGTAAAACTTATTTAGATGCTGATTGGGATCGCTTTAAATGGGATACCACTCGGTTATTTACCGGAATTGAACATCAAATTAATGATGATTGGTTGTTTAAAATCAACGGTGATTATCAATATGCTAAAGCGCGTTTGTTGTATGCAGGGGCATGGGGAAATATTGATCCTGAAACCGGTGATGGTGCCATGCTAATGGGAGGAGCATACAAGTTTCATAACTATCAAACCAGTCTTGATACCAACGTCACAGGAAAACTTAACGGTTGGGGCTTACAACATGATCTGATAGTGGGAATGAGCTACTTAAAAGCCAGTGAAGAACAGGACACTGGGCAATTTAAAGATCCTCTCAATGTTCCTGTAAATATTTATCGCTGGGATCCTCATAGTGTACCGAAACCACAAATAACAGGTTATTCCTCTCAAGGCGCGACAAAAACGGAACAAATTGGTGTCTATGGAATGGGGCGGATCAAGCTTATTGAGCCAGTAACATTGATTACAGGGGCGAGAGCGAGCTGGTGGGAAGTGAAAAAAAACCAAGCTAAGTTTACTGAAAATGGAAAAATCACCCCTTATGGTGGTTTGATTTGGGACTTTGCACCTCAATGGTCATGGTACAGCAGTTATTCTACGGTTTATCAACCACTAACGGGGAAAACCTGGAGTGGTGACATGTTGAAACCAGTGGAAGGACAAACAGTTGAAACCGGGATCAAAGGAGCGTTGATGAACGGTGGGCTTAATGTATCAGCCGCTATTTTCCGTATCGACATGAAAAATAATCCACAAGAAGATCCGGCACATCCTGGCGGTGGTTTTAATACCTATTTTATTAGTGGCGGCAAAGTTGTTAGTCAAGGTTTTGAGATTGAAGGAATGGGGTACTTATCGCCATTTTGGGATCTCTCGGTCGGTTATACCTATACCGATACGGAATATAAAGAAGATACCTTGAATAAAGGTAATAGCTTTAACTCATTAGTGCCTCGTCACATGGTAAGAGTGTGGACAAATTATCAGTTACCTTGGGATGCGCGTAAGTGGAGTGTGGGTGGTGGTATTCAAGCGCAAAGTGAATATAGCAAAACAAACGGTGAAGTTACGTTACGCCAAGGTGGCTATGCGGTATTCAATTCGCGTTTAGGTTACCAAATTAATGAACATTGGTCTGCTGCATTAAATATTAATAACGTCTTTGATAAACGTTATTACTCAAGCCTTTTCTCACCTCAATGGAATAACCGTTACGGCGAACCTCGTAACGTTATGTTGAATATCAAGGCTGATTTCTAA
- a CDS encoding ATP-binding cassette domain-containing protein yields the protein MKTNPFVSLLLFLKYPLSFMVLSAILEGLCGLLLLPIIIYWDQDASQYLWMLAGLTLITLVFQYIATLKGFLAGTTVMKILVQALIRHLPRSLTPPPQAHTLCSGAAMSAMSIPAHLLAPVISVVVTPLTVIIGLLFYNIIFALIFIVAALLLVAVMRISAKGLYRQEVTLQTAESVVAKTLADFAQHQVLLRKSGRNTLFSQQLQQDLLDQHQQQVQLLQRSLPYHLIFSLCIQVIFIAVLVIGVVNVDINTLTLTQWLAVVVLIARFIEPLFQLSHIDQALRQSKQSLTLIKNTLDAPSLQSPKQSGTPKSNDIRCEQLEVNNSLGALILSNITVLCPDKKMTAIVGSSGAGKTTLLHVLARLRDADKGQIYYGDKRVNDLSESVLAQTRQIVFQHNQLIRGTLRWSLLQDDNSTVSDNDILHLLNALNLSVTQTDLDEDVGDQGDRYSGGQKQRLCLARSLLADPKILFLDEPTASLDIVSREKVVRYLEGLTSTRVVITHDPDIAKHADHVIVLDNGKVIAEGSPNTLLSSSTWFLNFCGSL from the coding sequence ATGAAGACTAATCCCTTTGTTTCATTACTCTTATTTTTAAAATATCCTCTCAGTTTTATGGTATTGAGCGCCATTTTAGAAGGGCTGTGTGGTTTATTATTATTGCCGATTATTATCTATTGGGATCAGGATGCTAGCCAATATTTATGGATGTTAGCGGGATTAACATTAATTACACTTGTTTTTCAGTACATTGCGACATTAAAAGGTTTTCTTGCGGGTACAACGGTGATGAAAATCTTAGTTCAAGCGTTGATCCGCCATTTACCTCGTAGTTTAACACCACCACCTCAAGCACACACGTTATGCTCAGGTGCTGCAATGAGTGCAATGAGTATCCCTGCCCATTTATTAGCGCCTGTTATTAGTGTTGTAGTGACGCCATTAACTGTAATTATTGGGCTTTTATTTTATAACATCATTTTTGCTTTGATTTTTATCGTAGCTGCATTATTACTTGTTGCAGTGATGCGGATCAGTGCCAAGGGGCTGTATAGACAAGAAGTGACACTGCAAACAGCAGAGTCTGTTGTGGCTAAAACATTGGCTGATTTTGCACAACATCAGGTATTATTGCGAAAAAGTGGGAGAAATACGCTGTTTTCACAGCAATTACAGCAAGACTTATTGGATCAACACCAACAACAAGTGCAATTATTACAACGAAGCTTACCCTATCATCTGATTTTTTCTTTATGTATTCAGGTTATTTTCATTGCTGTTTTAGTTATTGGTGTAGTGAATGTTGATATTAATACTCTTACTTTAACGCAGTGGTTGGCTGTCGTGGTATTAATCGCTCGTTTTATTGAACCTTTATTTCAGCTTTCTCATATTGATCAAGCATTAAGGCAGAGTAAACAATCACTTACTTTAATAAAAAATACGTTGGATGCTCCCTCATTACAAAGCCCAAAACAAAGTGGTACTCCTAAAAGCAATGACATTCGTTGTGAACAACTGGAGGTGAATAATAGTTTAGGAGCGCTGATCCTTTCTAACATAACAGTGCTATGCCCTGATAAAAAAATGACGGCAATTGTCGGCAGTTCTGGTGCGGGTAAAACAACATTATTACATGTTTTGGCACGTCTTAGGGATGCTGATAAAGGGCAGATTTATTATGGAGACAAAAGGGTCAATGATTTATCTGAGAGTGTATTAGCGCAAACAAGACAAATTGTATTTCAACATAATCAATTAATTAGAGGTACATTGCGTTGGTCATTATTACAAGATGATAACTCAACTGTCAGTGATAATGATATTTTGCATCTACTTAATGCATTGAATTTATCGGTGACTCAAACAGATTTAGATGAAGATGTGGGCGATCAGGGAGATCGTTATTCCGGTGGACAAAAACAGCGACTATGTTTAGCGCGTTCATTATTAGCCGATCCTAAGATCTTATTTTTAGATGAGCCAACGGCGAGCCTCGACATCGTCAGTCGTGAGAAAGTGGTACGTTATCTTGAAGGGCTAACATCTACTCGTGTTGTGATCACGCATGATCCTGATATTGCTAAACATGCTGATCACGTGATTGTGCTTGATAACGGAAAAGTGATTGCTGAAGGTTCGCCTAATACGTTGTTGTCATCTTCAACATGGTTTCTGAATTTTTGTGGCTCATTGTGA
- a CDS encoding PepSY-associated TM helix domain-containing protein, with product MKAILKRQFLQLHHQVGSLFGILLFIILLTGTWSLAHENLNLWAQFKPLDRELLPLEQLLAKGEYLLGKNGFNSVKLPSIDHPIITFCQGMGDCSLQLNAQTGEEITVREVISPIVHLHKNLFMGFSGRLFISLFGFVFALLLITGIVIHHRKVYQLFRLRFNQGRRLFFFDLHNVIGLWSYPWLVMFALTGALSGLGAFGTLMLAKYVEPDAPVQVMMKLMGQSTPVSSEFIASSPSSLLIQLSQEKPDFIPETINWKNRSNTEQQITVSGIHLYLPSTANFEQLFFSGLDNHWIAEKSSVSQQFWTRAFIAIQPLHYGQYLWAGSADFSLSVLHCLMGMMACVLTFSGLVIWVLKKPINISSRLVLGSCSGLIFASTCLLPFAIFSALSPILPFFGVWLITLLFYFFYPQVIQLTFLILTISSVVLFISVFSHLFITHAALWWISCALLISAIFYFLIGLFLLKRQ from the coding sequence ATGAAAGCAATATTAAAGCGCCAATTTTTACAACTTCATCACCAAGTGGGTTCTTTGTTTGGTATTCTATTATTTATTATTCTATTGACAGGAACATGGTCATTAGCACATGAAAATTTAAATTTATGGGCTCAATTTAAGCCGTTAGATAGAGAGTTATTGCCGTTAGAACAGTTATTAGCAAAAGGCGAATATCTATTAGGTAAAAACGGTTTCAATAGTGTGAAATTACCCTCTATAGACCATCCAATTATTACTTTCTGCCAAGGAATGGGCGATTGTTCACTGCAATTAAATGCACAAACGGGTGAAGAAATTACAGTAAGAGAAGTTATCTCTCCTATTGTTCATTTACATAAAAATCTATTTATGGGTTTTTCTGGGCGGTTATTTATTAGTTTGTTTGGTTTTGTGTTTGCGCTATTACTAATAACGGGCATTGTTATTCATCACCGTAAAGTTTATCAACTATTTCGACTCCGTTTTAATCAAGGGCGTAGGCTGTTTTTCTTTGATTTACATAATGTAATTGGATTATGGAGTTATCCTTGGCTAGTAATGTTTGCATTAACTGGAGCATTATCAGGATTAGGGGCATTTGGTACATTAATGCTCGCAAAATATGTAGAGCCAGATGCTCCAGTACAAGTCATGATGAAATTAATGGGACAATCAACGCCTGTTTCATCTGAGTTTATTGCATCTTCTCCTAGCTCATTATTAATTCAACTTTCACAAGAAAAACCAGACTTTATTCCTGAAACTATTAATTGGAAAAATAGAAGTAATACTGAACAGCAAATTACAGTGAGTGGTATTCATTTATATTTACCCAGCACCGCTAATTTTGAGCAGTTATTTTTTTCTGGCTTAGATAACCATTGGATTGCGGAAAAAAGTTCTGTGTCTCAGCAATTTTGGACACGTGCTTTTATTGCCATTCAACCTTTGCATTATGGTCAATATTTATGGGCAGGTTCAGCAGATTTTAGTTTATCGGTACTTCATTGCCTAATGGGAATGATGGCCTGTGTATTGACCTTTAGTGGATTAGTAATTTGGGTATTAAAAAAGCCTATTAATATCAGTTCCCGTTTAGTGTTAGGAAGTTGTTCTGGCTTAATTTTTGCCAGTACATGTTTACTTCCTTTCGCTATTTTCTCCGCGTTATCACCGATACTGCCTTTTTTTGGTGTTTGGTTGATAACGCTTCTTTTTTATTTTTTTTATCCGCAAGTGATCCAACTTACTTTTCTTATTTTAACCATCAGTAGTGTGGTTTTATTTATCAGTGTCTTTAGTCACTTATTTATAACCCACGCTGCTTTGTGGTGGATAAGTTGTGCCTTGTTGATCAGTGCTATTTTTTATTTTTTGATAGGTCTTTTTCTACTAAAAAGACAGTAA
- a CDS encoding ABC transporter ATP-binding protein, with protein MHNELWMLLRPYRPLLIGALLLQAVAGFSSLVPWLALYQLLLSFPSSNTLWLTIAVIGGIVWLISQTIAFHLTHLMDAKLTYQLRLALSEKMQKLPLNWFVSQGKNGINQYVQRDIKALHQLIAHAPADIVQLAVVPVIAIIVLSTLNPFLLVFSLIPLIIAYFCFKQTQSSRYQTYCEQRDEAMKTLFEDYQLLAENPLVARQFPHKGIVDKTEKALFNFVFHFQNWVKRVGLLGSLTQLLLSATLLTGWLLLGATIFEQALPLADLLLFVLLLRRIAEPVMAMGHGGDALCAAKKSAQRIQQLLNQPEMQYGDLSTETISHAVALTAHSVCLSYGDKEILNNINFEIKKGEFIAIVGPSGAGKSSLLQLIARFMDATSGEIFIENKRLQAYSRNTLNQITTVVMQNSQPLPYSIKDNLLLFNPHCSEEQLQSAMNETYFAEVVTNLPRGLSTLINDETPLSGGEAQRLAIARAFIANSPLLLADEPSSALDPDNAQHIFNALKNKTMTRIIVTHSLVLAQQANRVIFMVDGRLVAMGNHDDLLLNCERYSDFVQKQGEQNED; from the coding sequence ATGCATAATGAATTATGGATGTTGTTGCGTCCTTATCGCCCTTTACTAATAGGTGCGCTGTTACTACAAGCTGTTGCAGGTTTTAGCTCTTTAGTACCTTGGTTAGCGCTTTATCAGCTTCTTCTTTCTTTCCCTTCTAGTAATACGTTGTGGTTAACCATTGCTGTTATTGGTGGCATTGTATGGCTAATATCACAAACCATTGCATTTCATTTAACACATTTAATGGATGCAAAATTAACCTACCAATTACGATTAGCATTATCAGAAAAAATGCAGAAATTACCGTTAAATTGGTTTGTTAGCCAAGGGAAAAATGGTATTAATCAATATGTTCAGCGAGATATTAAAGCATTACATCAATTAATTGCTCATGCACCTGCTGATATCGTGCAATTAGCCGTTGTTCCTGTTATTGCTATTATTGTGTTATCAACATTAAATCCTTTTTTACTGGTTTTCTCTCTTATTCCTTTAATCATTGCTTATTTTTGTTTTAAACAAACACAATCATCACGTTATCAAACCTATTGTGAACAGCGTGATGAGGCAATGAAAACGCTCTTTGAAGATTATCAACTTCTTGCTGAAAATCCTCTCGTAGCACGCCAATTTCCGCATAAAGGAATTGTTGATAAAACAGAGAAAGCACTATTTAATTTTGTTTTTCATTTTCAAAATTGGGTTAAACGAGTTGGATTATTAGGATCACTTACCCAATTATTATTGAGTGCCACCTTATTAACAGGATGGCTATTATTGGGTGCTACTATTTTTGAACAAGCGTTACCATTGGCCGATTTATTACTGTTTGTTTTATTGTTAAGACGTATTGCAGAGCCTGTTATGGCTATGGGGCATGGCGGTGATGCCTTATGTGCGGCAAAAAAATCTGCGCAGCGGATACAGCAATTATTAAATCAGCCTGAAATGCAATATGGTGATTTATCAACAGAGACGATATCTCACGCTGTAGCGTTAACAGCACACTCTGTTTGCCTTTCGTATGGTGATAAAGAGATCCTCAATAATATTAATTTTGAAATTAAGAAAGGAGAATTTATTGCCATTGTAGGCCCCTCTGGCGCAGGAAAAAGCTCTTTACTACAACTGATTGCTCGATTTATGGATGCAACATCAGGTGAGATTTTTATTGAGAATAAGCGTTTACAGGCGTATTCACGTAATACATTAAATCAAATTACTACAGTGGTGATGCAAAACAGTCAACCATTGCCTTATTCAATTAAAGATAACTTATTGTTATTTAATCCCCATTGCAGTGAAGAGCAACTACAATCAGCAATGAATGAAACATATTTTGCTGAAGTCGTTACTAACTTACCCCGAGGTTTATCTACTCTAATTAATGATGAAACGCCACTTTCTGGCGGTGAAGCACAACGTTTGGCAATAGCGCGTGCTTTCATTGCTAATAGCCCACTGTTATTGGCTGATGAACCTTCTTCAGCACTAGATCCTGATAATGCCCAACATATTTTTAATGCATTAAAAAATAAAACCATGACACGGATAATCGTCACACATTCACTGGTTTTAGCACAACAAGCCAACAGAGTGATATTTATGGTTGATGGAAGATTAGTAGCAATGGGAAATCATGATGATTTGCTACTCAATTGTGAGCGCTATAGTGATTTTGTTCAGAAACAAGGAGAGCAAAATGAAGACTAA
- a CDS encoding RhtX/FptX family siderophore transporter, which yields MQELLKHRQLVITLGLLYLAQGIPMGIAMDALPTLLRQEGSALSAIAFIPLVGLPWVLKFLWAPVVDNYWFKSLGRRRSWIIPMQIIVTFCLLLLAILGISIETAKWGVTLLAIASLASATQDIATDGMAAEHASGTLLSKINAVQIAGVMGGFFLGGAGMMILTDKLGQHTALLLFALVPAISLFFITLFRQKAKYDEGENGDSPNASLLKMVRRKGAVRLLTLTLLSAVTAVSGFGLAKLFLSDSGWSLAEIGKMGMMGGMVTLFFGCGGGAWLINKIGVWRAFSAGLLCALGSSLLWLSQSIGSISLTIVTVCIVLGSLSSGITSVAIMTAGMRFASTDNQAGTDMTAVQSMRDIGEMACAMMLVSLTATIGYRGGFGLAAIIAVCALIVTLMNVKYQEKVSIS from the coding sequence ATGCAAGAATTATTAAAACATCGGCAATTAGTGATAACGCTAGGTTTACTTTATTTAGCACAAGGTATTCCGATGGGAATTGCGATGGATGCATTGCCTACATTATTACGCCAAGAAGGTTCGGCTTTAAGTGCAATCGCATTTATTCCATTAGTTGGATTGCCATGGGTATTAAAATTTTTATGGGCGCCAGTGGTTGATAATTATTGGTTTAAATCTTTAGGTCGTCGCCGTAGCTGGATTATTCCCATGCAGATCATTGTGACGTTCTGTTTATTATTATTAGCAATCCTTGGTATTTCTATCGAAACGGCAAAATGGGGTGTCACTTTATTAGCTATCGCTTCATTAGCCAGTGCTACACAGGATATTGCAACAGATGGTATGGCCGCTGAACATGCGAGTGGCACGTTATTATCGAAAATAAATGCTGTTCAAATTGCAGGCGTGATGGGCGGCTTTTTCTTAGGAGGAGCAGGTATGATGATCCTCACTGATAAATTAGGCCAGCATACCGCATTACTGTTATTTGCCTTAGTGCCCGCTATCAGTTTATTTTTTATTACGTTATTTCGTCAAAAAGCAAAATATGATGAGGGTGAAAATGGTGATTCACCTAATGCAAGCCTATTAAAAATGGTACGGAGAAAAGGAGCGGTAAGACTATTAACACTGACATTGCTTTCAGCAGTAACTGCAGTATCAGGCTTTGGTTTAGCAAAGCTCTTTTTAAGTGACAGTGGTTGGTCTTTAGCAGAGATTGGGAAAATGGGCATGATGGGTGGCATGGTAACCCTTTTCTTTGGTTGTGGCGGTGGTGCTTGGTTAATTAATAAAATTGGTGTGTGGCGCGCTTTTTCTGCAGGATTACTGTGTGCTTTAGGTTCCTCATTATTATGGCTTTCACAATCAATAGGCTCTATCAGTCTTACAATAGTTACTGTGTGTATTGTATTAGGCTCTTTATCATCAGGGATCACTTCTGTGGCTATTATGACCGCAGGCATGCGTTTTGCGTCAACCGATAATCAAGCCGGTACTGATATGACCGCAGTACAAAGTATGCGTGATATCGGTGAAATGGCGTGTGCAATGATGTTGGTGAGTTTAACGGCAACAATAGGGTATCGTGGTGGGTTTGGTTTGGCAGCTATAATTGCGGTTTGTGCATTGATAGTTACGTTGATGAATGTAAAATACCAAGAGAAAGTGTCGATTTCTTAA